A single genomic interval of Lynx canadensis isolate LIC74 chromosome A2, mLynCan4.pri.v2, whole genome shotgun sequence harbors:
- the TECR gene encoding very-long-chain enoyl-CoA reductase isoform X3, with translation MKHYEVEILDAKTREKLCFLDKVEPHATIAEIKNLFTKTHPQWYPARQSLRLDPKGKSLKDEDVLQKLPVGTTATLYFRDLGAQISWVTVFLTEYAGPLFIYLLFYFRVPFIYGHKYDFTSSRHTVVHLACICHSFHYIKRLLETLFVHRFSHGTMPLRNIFKNCTYYWGFAAWMAYYINHPLYTPPTYGAQQVKLALAIFVICQLGNFSIHMALRDLRPAGSKTRKIPYPTKNPFTWLFLLVSCPNYTYEVGSWIGFAIMTQCLPVALFSLVGFTQMTIWAKGKHRSYLKEFRDYPPLRMPIIPFLL, from the exons GTGGAGATTCTGGACGCGAAGACGCGAGAGAAGCTGTGCTTCCTGGACAAG GTGGAGCCCCATGCCACCATTGCCGAGATCAAGAACCTCTTCACCAAGACCC ATCCACAGTGGTACCCTGCCCGCCAGTCCCTCCGCCTGGACCCCA AGGGCAAGTCCCTGAAGGATGAGGACGTCCTGCAGAAGCTGCCTGTGGGCACCACGGCCACACTCTACTTCCGGGACCTGGGGGCCCAGATCAGCTGGGTGACG GTCTTCCTGACTGAGTACGCAGGGCCCCTTTTCATCTACCTGCTCTTCTACTTCCGGGTGCCCTTCATCTACGGCCACAAGTATGACTTCACGTCCAGCCGGCACACGGTGGTGCA ccttGCCTGCATCTGCCACTCATTCCACTACATCAAGCGTCTGCTGGAGACGCTCTTCGTGCACCGCTTCTCCCACGGCACCATGCCCCTGCGCAACATCTTCAAG AACTGCACCTACTACTGGGGCTTCGCCGCTTGGATGGCCTATTACATTAACCACCCTCTCTACACACCCCCCA CCTATGGAGCTCAGCAGGTGAAACTGGCCCTCGCCATCTTCGTG ATCTGCCAGCTTGGCAACTTTTCCATCCACATGGCCCTGCGGGACCTGCGGCCAGCTG GGTCCAAGACCAGGAAGATCCCATACCCCACCAAGAACCCCTTCACCTGGCTCTTCCTGCTGGTGTCCTGCCCCAACTATACGTACGAG GTGGGATCCTGGATTGGCTTTGCCATCATGACACAGTGTCTCCCAG TGGCCCTCTTCTCCCTGGTGGGCTTCACTCAGATGACCATCTGGGCCAAGGGCAAGCACCGCAGCTACCTAAAGGAGTTCCGGGACTACCCACCTCTGCGCATGCCCATCATCCCCTTCCTGCTCTGA
- the NDUFB7 gene encoding NADH dehydrogenase [ubiquinone] 1 beta subcomplex subunit 7, translated as MGAHLARRYVTDPSGEPDPQRMPTFPPDYGFPGRKEREMVATQQQMNDAQLVLQQRDYCAHYLIRLLKCKRDSFPNFLACKHEQHDWDHCEHLDYVMRMKEFERERRLLQRKKRREQRAADVAQGQGPGEVAPEVAL; from the exons ATGGGGGCGCATCTCGCCCGGCGTTATGTGACCGATCCGTCGGGGGAACCCGACCCCCAGCGGATGCCCACCTTCCCCCCCGACTACGGCTTCCCGGGGCGCAAGGAGCGCG AGATGGTGGCCACACAGCAGCAGATGAATGACGCGCAGCTGGTGCTCCAGCAGCGAGACTACTGCGCCCACTACCTCATCCGGCTGCTCAAGTGCAAGCGTGACAGCTTCCCCAACTTCCTGGCCTGCAAGCACGAGCAGCACGACTGGGACCACTGCGAGCACCTCGA CTACGTGATGCGCATGAAGGAGTTTGAGCGGGAACGGAGGCTGCTCCAGCGGAAGAAGCGGCGGGAGCAGCGGGCGGCAGACGTGGCCCAAGGCCAGGGGCCCGGCGAGGTGGCCCCCGAGGTAGCCCTGTAG
- the TECR gene encoding very-long-chain enoyl-CoA reductase isoform X2, translating to MICLWDSQNSWDFSKPREPCGPEPAEAWAALGLSRPPPEARPALHWARREVPPCLPPRVSLPPVLSRRCVHSKASVLGDPAPRGRPQEVEILDAKTREKLCFLDKVEPHATIAEIKNLFTKTHPQWYPARQSLRLDPKGKSLKDEDVLQKLPVGTTATLYFRDLGAQISWVTVFLTEYAGPLFIYLLFYFRVPFIYGHKYDFTSSRHTVVHLACICHSFHYIKRLLETLFVHRFSHGTMPLRNIFKNCTYYWGFAAWMAYYINHPLYTPPTYGAQQVKLALAIFVICQLGNFSIHMALRDLRPAGSKTRKIPYPTKNPFTWLFLLVSCPNYTYEVGSWIGFAIMTQCLPVALFSLVGFTQMTIWAKGKHRSYLKEFRDYPPLRMPIIPFLL from the exons ATGATCTGTCTCTGGGATTCTCAAAATAGCTGGGATTTCTCCAAGCCCCGTGAGCCCTGCGGGCCTGAGCCGGCCGAGGCTTGGGCCGCCCTCGGCCTCTCTCGCCCTCCTCCCGAGGCCCGCCCCGCCCTGCACTGGGCCAGGCGGGAGgtgcctccctgcctgcctccgagggtctccctgcccccagtgctGTCCAGGCGCTGTGTCCACTCAAAAGCCTCAGTTTTGGGGGACCCAGCCCCCAGGGGTCGCCCCCAGGAG GTGGAGATTCTGGACGCGAAGACGCGAGAGAAGCTGTGCTTCCTGGACAAG GTGGAGCCCCATGCCACCATTGCCGAGATCAAGAACCTCTTCACCAAGACCC ATCCACAGTGGTACCCTGCCCGCCAGTCCCTCCGCCTGGACCCCA AGGGCAAGTCCCTGAAGGATGAGGACGTCCTGCAGAAGCTGCCTGTGGGCACCACGGCCACACTCTACTTCCGGGACCTGGGGGCCCAGATCAGCTGGGTGACG GTCTTCCTGACTGAGTACGCAGGGCCCCTTTTCATCTACCTGCTCTTCTACTTCCGGGTGCCCTTCATCTACGGCCACAAGTATGACTTCACGTCCAGCCGGCACACGGTGGTGCA ccttGCCTGCATCTGCCACTCATTCCACTACATCAAGCGTCTGCTGGAGACGCTCTTCGTGCACCGCTTCTCCCACGGCACCATGCCCCTGCGCAACATCTTCAAG AACTGCACCTACTACTGGGGCTTCGCCGCTTGGATGGCCTATTACATTAACCACCCTCTCTACACACCCCCCA CCTATGGAGCTCAGCAGGTGAAACTGGCCCTCGCCATCTTCGTG ATCTGCCAGCTTGGCAACTTTTCCATCCACATGGCCCTGCGGGACCTGCGGCCAGCTG GGTCCAAGACCAGGAAGATCCCATACCCCACCAAGAACCCCTTCACCTGGCTCTTCCTGCTGGTGTCCTGCCCCAACTATACGTACGAG GTGGGATCCTGGATTGGCTTTGCCATCATGACACAGTGTCTCCCAG TGGCCCTCTTCTCCCTGGTGGGCTTCACTCAGATGACCATCTGGGCCAAGGGCAAGCACCGCAGCTACCTAAAGGAGTTCCGGGACTACCCACCTCTGCGCATGCCCATCATCCCCTTCCTGCTCTGA
- the TECR gene encoding very-long-chain enoyl-CoA reductase isoform X1, with amino-acid sequence MGLLQRLLAPIPEPRDIGTQTLALVVWPAGAGGGNWLVEGLGVGGQRLPALASLGNVLPPWWHVGEAGASALGTSEKWGHGLRPLGKEVFLAEQVRPVLASWQLSPRSFQPPWRERCDFDISGKWKGKGAASAESPSPGERARASASVKRVEILDAKTREKLCFLDKVEPHATIAEIKNLFTKTHPQWYPARQSLRLDPKGKSLKDEDVLQKLPVGTTATLYFRDLGAQISWVTVFLTEYAGPLFIYLLFYFRVPFIYGHKYDFTSSRHTVVHLACICHSFHYIKRLLETLFVHRFSHGTMPLRNIFKNCTYYWGFAAWMAYYINHPLYTPPTYGAQQVKLALAIFVICQLGNFSIHMALRDLRPAGSKTRKIPYPTKNPFTWLFLLVSCPNYTYEVGSWIGFAIMTQCLPVALFSLVGFTQMTIWAKGKHRSYLKEFRDYPPLRMPIIPFLL; translated from the exons ATGGGGCTCCTCCAGCGTCTCCTGGCCCCCATCCCAGAGCCCAGGGACATTGGCACTCAGACCCTGGCTCTTGTTGTCTGGCCagcaggggcaggaggtgggaaCTGGCTGGTTGAGGGCCTGGGAGTGGGTGGTCAGCGTCTCCCCGCCCTTGCCAGCCTTGGTAACGTTCTGCCCCCGTGGTGGCACGTCGGGGAGGCTGGTGCAAGTGCGCTGGGCACCTCAGAGAAATGGGGTCACGGGCTGAGGCCACTGGGGAAGGAGGTATTTCTGGCGGAGCAGGTGCGGCCTGTGCTGGCCTCCTGGCAGCTGAGCCCAAGGTCTTTTCAGCCACCCTGGCGAGAGCGGTGTGACTTCGATATTTCTGGAAAGTGGAAGGGAAAGGGAGCTGCAAGTGCTGAGTCGCCGAGTCCAGGCGAACGTGCCCGAGCCTCTGCATCTGTGAAGCGG GTGGAGATTCTGGACGCGAAGACGCGAGAGAAGCTGTGCTTCCTGGACAAG GTGGAGCCCCATGCCACCATTGCCGAGATCAAGAACCTCTTCACCAAGACCC ATCCACAGTGGTACCCTGCCCGCCAGTCCCTCCGCCTGGACCCCA AGGGCAAGTCCCTGAAGGATGAGGACGTCCTGCAGAAGCTGCCTGTGGGCACCACGGCCACACTCTACTTCCGGGACCTGGGGGCCCAGATCAGCTGGGTGACG GTCTTCCTGACTGAGTACGCAGGGCCCCTTTTCATCTACCTGCTCTTCTACTTCCGGGTGCCCTTCATCTACGGCCACAAGTATGACTTCACGTCCAGCCGGCACACGGTGGTGCA ccttGCCTGCATCTGCCACTCATTCCACTACATCAAGCGTCTGCTGGAGACGCTCTTCGTGCACCGCTTCTCCCACGGCACCATGCCCCTGCGCAACATCTTCAAG AACTGCACCTACTACTGGGGCTTCGCCGCTTGGATGGCCTATTACATTAACCACCCTCTCTACACACCCCCCA CCTATGGAGCTCAGCAGGTGAAACTGGCCCTCGCCATCTTCGTG ATCTGCCAGCTTGGCAACTTTTCCATCCACATGGCCCTGCGGGACCTGCGGCCAGCTG GGTCCAAGACCAGGAAGATCCCATACCCCACCAAGAACCCCTTCACCTGGCTCTTCCTGCTGGTGTCCTGCCCCAACTATACGTACGAG GTGGGATCCTGGATTGGCTTTGCCATCATGACACAGTGTCTCCCAG TGGCCCTCTTCTCCCTGGTGGGCTTCACTCAGATGACCATCTGGGCCAAGGGCAAGCACCGCAGCTACCTAAAGGAGTTCCGGGACTACCCACCTCTGCGCATGCCCATCATCCCCTTCCTGCTCTGA